The following are encoded in a window of Microcaecilia unicolor chromosome 7, aMicUni1.1, whole genome shotgun sequence genomic DNA:
- the KCNE5 gene encoding potassium voltage-gated channel subfamily E regulatory beta subunit 5 codes for MNCSETEGLRTLLSKLLQGLELQGKAVPHQQHKNGSSGKHEGEGDEAYLYILLIMIFYACLAGALILAYTRSRKQESKHDPYHLYIEREWNEAGPGGMNRTEVDEPPAREQQLLGAAALPPTRAC; via the coding sequence ATGAACTGCAGCGAAACGGAGGGACTGAGGACTCTGCTCAGCAAACTGCTACAGGGGCTGGAGCTGCAGGGCAAAGCCGTCCCCCACCAGCAGCACAAGAACGGCAGCAGCGGCAAAcacgagggggagggggacgaagCCTATCTGTATATCCTGCTGATCATGATTTTCTACGCCTGCCTGGCGGGGGCGCTCATCCTGGCTTACACCCGCTCCCGCAAGCAAGAGTCCAAGCACGACCCCTACCACCTGTACATCGAGAGGGAATGGAACGAGGCGGGGCCCGGGGGCATGAATCGGACGGAGGTGGACGAGCCCCCGGCCAGGGAGCAGCAGCTCCTGGGAGCAGCAGCACTGCCCCCGACCCGAGCCTGCTGA